TCGAATAACCTTTGCGGGTCACTTTTGATGGAATAATGAGTGGACAAGGCGAGATTCGAACTCGCGGCCTCTTCGTTGCGAACGAAGCGATCTAACCGGGCTGATCTACTTGCCCATTGAGAAATCCCGGTAAGCCTCCGTAGAGGGGACTGAGATAAAAACTTTGGTCTTATTCAGATGAAGGCTGGGCCCATCTGAAAAGGCTGCGCCAGTCCTTCTCCATTTCATCACCGCACCTGTGGCAGCGGATAGTGTCCGGAAAGTCCTCAAGGACCTGCATGTACTTCTTGCACCTGGGGCATCTGTGCGGTGTGGAGAAGTAGACCTCCGGTTCAAGGATATCATTGTCATGGATCAACAGGGAATCGTAGCTCTTGGTGTAGCCGCAGCCGCATGTGAAGACATCGGTGCGGAAGTGGAACAGGCAGTGCGGATGAGCGGAAAGGGCATCCTTTGCTTTCTTGCCGTATTTGCAGCCCATGATCTCGCCGTATGACTTCCTGTCACCCCAGCCCTTGCAGTTGTAGTCCCCTATCTGGAGCGCGATCTCGTGTCCGCAGGAACTGCATCTGTATGTGTACTCCTCGCCCATGTGATGCTCAGGGCATATGAGTGCACGAATAAATCTTGGCGGGAACAACTGATTCCGTGTAGTCGCGTTAAAAATATTATTATATGACCGGAGGTTCGTAGAACCTATGATATTCGACCATATTGCCAATGGCATACAGAGGCATGCCAAGGCGATAATTGTGATTTGGGTACTGATCCTGTGCCTGTCGGGCTTCCTCGCAATCAACGCCAACAGTGTGATGAGCTACGACATGAACGAGATGGCCCCCGAGAACTCAGAGTCCATGATAGGGCTCGAGATCCTGACCGACTACTTCCCCACGTCGGAAGCAGATGAGAACACCATGCCGATTCTCGTCCTCTACTTCGAGAACGCCACGCAACTGGCCAGGGCCCAGACGTTCGTCGAGGACCTGGATTCATACGCATCCGGCTATGAGCATATAACCGGTGCCATTGCCATGGACCCGATGAAAGACGCCTCTGGTAAGGGAATAGTGATGGCATTCATCACTTTGGAGGGGTTGACCCTTACCGAGGTCGCAGCCTTCACGCCCGATGTCCGTGATTTCATCGCCGATGTGATGGAGGCTACCGGATTCAACGGTGCAGAGTACCTCACCGGAACATCAGCGATGACCTACGACATGGAGCACAACGCACTGGAGGACATATCGAAGATCGATCCCTTCACCGTGCTGATGATCCTGATTCTCGTTGGACTGTTCTTCAGGTCCTTCGTGTCGTCTGGAATCCCGCCGATGACCATCGGTGTCGCCTTCGTGGTCGCCATGGCGCTCATCTTTATCCTCGGTCAGTACATGAACATCTTCTACATCACCAACATGATGATCCTTGTGTCCATGATGGGTGCTGGATGTGATTACTGTATCTTCATCATTGCACGTTACAGGGAAGAGCTCCGTGCCGGGCTCTCCCATGATGACGCCCTCCACCAGGCTATCGTCTGGGCAGGGGAGTCGATCACAATCTCCGGAGCATCGGTCATCATCGGTTTCGGAGCTATGTCCGTCTGCAACTACTCCCTCATCTCCACCATGGGAATATGCCTAGCATTGGGTGTCCTGGTCGCGCTGCTTGCCGCTCTGACCCTGATACCATCGATCCTCCACTTCGTGGGGGACAAGGTCTTCTGGCCCTCCACCATGAAAACGTTCAAGGAAGGCGGAAAATCGACAAAGGGCTGGTATGCATGGTGCGCGAAGATCGGCGAGAGGTACTTCGACAGATCCGCCAAGTTCTCTCTGAAGCATGCGAAGGCCATCGTTCTCGCTGCATTGATCGCCACCGCCCCCGCAGCATATCTGGTCATGGAGAACGAGAACTCCTATGATATGATCACCTCCATGCTGAGCGGTGAATCCGGGGACGGAATGGGATACATCGCCGATTACGCAGACCAGGGTATGGTCATGCCCAACTATTCGATCATCGAGTACAAGTCGCCCATAGCGACCATAACCAAGACAGAGGGTCAGCAGATAGGCACACTGTATTGGACCGATAATTGGAACGATCGGGTATCGTCTACCCTGACATCGCTGTATACAGATATGATGAAGGATGATAACGTCGCATACGCCAGCGGACCCTTCGTTTGGGAGGACATGCTGGAAGCGATAGAGGCCGCAGGGATAACCGAGACGGATGAAAAGGTCGCATACATCAAGGCGCATAGCTCGGCCAAGATCGATATGATCTTCAACCAGATGGTCGAGAAAGTGTCAGAGATGGGCATGAGCACAGAGTACTTGTTCAAAGGCCCCGGAGCGCTCATCGACAGCATCATCGAATCCTACAATATCGATTTCGATTGGGACAAGGAGGTAGCAGCGTCAAAGACGGCCGGTCTCACGGATCCCGCAGCCATAGTGGCCGATGTGGAGTCGCGCTTCGCAACGGAGTACCCCTCGATGGCCCAGACGCTCACCGCGATCATAACGCAGATCAAGCAGTCCGGCGTCACAGACGATATGCTGGTGAACGGTGTCGGATCAGTGGTGGATGCCGCATTCGCATCCGCCGGAATCACCATCGATTGGGATGCCGCGGTCGCCACTGCCATATCATACGGTCTCACTGATCCCGATGAGATCGTCGCAGCGATCATCCATTTCATGCCGGAAGCCGCAAGGACCGGAGCCACGCAGATCATCTCGGGTCTCAACAGCAACGGCCTCACCAATGACATCCTCGTCTACGGGTTCGGACCCGTCATAGACAGTGCGTTCGACAGCATGAGGATTGAGTTCGATTGGGATGCCGCGGTCGCAGCCGCAAGGGCCGCCGGAGTCACGGACCCTGATGCCATCGTCGCGGCCATCAAAGACCAGGTAACTGCCGAGAATCCGACGGTGGGACAGATCCTGGCAGCTGCTGTGACTTTCCTCAACGGCTCGGGCATCAGTAACGAGATCCTTGTGTCCGGCACCTTTGCGCCCATTGTGGATTACATCATGAACGTCTCCGCCTCGATCCTCGGGGGGCCTTATGCGAAGACCGGCTCAGGCGATGTCACCTACATCAGCATCATCACCGCCACCAACGCACCGGGTATGTCAACCAGGTCCATGGAGTCCATCTCCGTCATAGCGGCAGCGGTCTCCGACTATGCGACCAAGAACAGCGCCATCGTCAAGGCCCAGTGGAACACCGGAAGCGCCGTCATCATGTATGAAGTGTCCGAAGAGGTCAAGAAGGAGTTCGCCTACATCGAGCTCCTGGTGATCGTTCTGATCCTCATACTCCTGTTCGTGGTGATGAGGTCCTACCTCATCCCGTTCAGGTCGGTGCTGACGATCCTCATGTCCATCGTTTGGACACTGGCAGTCACCCGTCTGGTGTTCGTGGACCTTCTGGGAGGCGACACGCTGTGGATGATCCCGATCATCCTGCTGGTCATATGCCTCGGATTGGGAATGGATTACGATATCCTGCTGACCACCCGTATCAAGGAGAACGTGATGGCGTTGGGAATGTCCAACGACGATGCGATCTACCACGCGGTCACCCACACCGGTTCCGTCATAACCATCTGCGGACTGATCATGGGAGGTGCCTTCGGTACCCTGATGATCTCCGGAATGAACATGATGCAGGAGTTCGGATTCGCACTGTGCTTCGCCATCCTGGTGGATGCGCTGATCGTCCGTACATACATCGTCCCCGCAGTGATGCATCTCCTTGGAGATTGGAACTGGAAGGGACCCGGCGTCAAGTACAAGTCCAAGTCCGATAAGGACGCACCCTCACAGGAAGACCTCGACGAGTATTTCTGACCGTGAAACGGGATCCACACATCCCTTAAACAAACAATTTACAGGGATGGATGGCATCTTTTGCCACCCATTCCTTTTTTATTTGATGACCTAAATGCGCTCGCAGGTGTATTGAATTGGATTTCATGGTACTAATCGCCTTTATCGCCTACTTCGCATTGGTAATCGGTATCGGCTATTACTTCTACAACAAATCCCACAATATGGAGCAGTACTTCCTCGGCGGACGTTCTATGAACCCCTATGTGGCAGCGATGTCCGCCCAGGCATCCGATATGAGCGGATGGCTCCTTATGGGTCTGCCCGGTGCAGTCCTTATGCTCGGTCTGGGCGAGGCCTGGATCGGTATCGGTCTGGCCATCGGATCATATCTCTCCTGGTTGCTCGTTGCAAAGAGGCTCAGAGTCCACTCCGAGGTCTCGGGCAACGCTATAACCATGCCCGAGTTCTTCTCCAACCGTTTCGGAGACAAGAAAGGATACCTCAGGATCATCGCCAGTGTGATCATCCTGTTCTTCTTCGTCATCTACGTCGGATCGGGATTCAAGGCGAGCGGAGGAGTTCTTCAGACAATCTTCCCCGAGATCAGCGTAATGGTCGCAATGATCATCGGAGGAGTCATCATCGTCGCCTACACATTCATGGGCGGTTTCAAAGCGGTCGCTTGGACCGACTTCTTCCAGGCCATCCTGATGGTGATCGCAGTCGTCGTCGTTCCCCTTGCAACCATCGGAAACACGACCGGTGGATGGGAGGCGATCGAGGCTGGTCTCGATGGACTCGGAACCGAGTTCCTCAACATCTTCTACGACGGCGGAAGCCCGCTCGGAATCATAACGATCATATCCCTGATGGCATGGGCGTTCGGATACTTCGGTATGCCCCACATCGCCGTCAGGTACATGTCTGTCAGGGATCCCAAGGAGATTAAGGTCGCAAGGCGCGTATCCCTCATCTGGATCGTCATCGCACTCACATTCGCGATCCTTGTCGGTGTCGTCGGAAGGGGATACCTCATTGTCAACGGCTACGACGTCGGAACCGTTCTGGACGATCCCGAGCACATCTTCATCTTCCTGAGCGGTAGCCTGTTCCCGCCACTTCTGGCTGGAATCATCTACGCAGCACTCATGGCCGCGATCATGTCCACTGCGGACTCGCAGCTCCTGGTCTCCGCATCGTCGATCACCAACGACATCATCAGCAAGACCAAGTGGGCTAGCCAGCAGGAGAACCTCGACCGCAAGCTCATGTGGATCTCCAGGTCGATCGTCATCGCGATCGCCATCCTCGGACTCATTCTGGCCATGTTCGGAGGAGACTCGATCATGGGCCTCGTGTCCTACGCATGGGCTGGATTCGGTGCCGCGTTCGGACCTCTCATGATCCTCTCGCTGTACTGGAAGAGGATGAACATGTATGGTGGAATCGCAGCCATGCTGGTAGGATTCGCCACCATCATCCTGTGGAACACGTTCCTCTCCGGAACCGGCATCTACGAACTGCTCCCAGGATTCATACTCTCGCTCATCGCAGGAGTCATCGTGTCGCTTGTGACCAAGGCTCCCGAGCAAGAGATCCTGGAGGACTTCGACAGAGCCCAGGTCATCGAGAGGGAGTCCCGTTAAACCTTTCAGCCGTCCTTCGGGACGGCATCTTTTTATGAACCGCATCACCGACTACGATACGATTACGGATTCCTACGAGGACGAGATCACTCTGAAAGGATCCCGTTTCATCGGCATCCTGATGCCTTGTGCTACGGAGGAAGATATATCCGTATGTCTCGAGACCGTATCGAAGCGCTATGCGAACGCTACGCATTACTGCTATGCAGCGATCTTCAACGGCTCCGAGAGGAAGGAGAAGTCCAGCGACAACGGCGAGCCCTCAGGGACCGCCGGAAAGCCCATACTGTTCATGCTCAAAGGTTCTGGACTATCAGATGTCATCTGCATCGTCGTGAGGTATTTCGGAGGCACCCTGCTGGGGACGGGCGGACTCGTACATGCCTATACAGAAGGATCAAGGATAGCTCTGGAGAAGGCCGAGAAGCACACCAGGACAGCCTGCGCCGTATACAGGTTCACTCTGGACTACGGGTATTACAGCGTGTTCGAGAGCAAGTGCAGGGACCTTATGGCGAGGAATCCTCAGTGCGATTACTCGGACAAGGTCGACGTCAAGGCTTGGATACGCATCGCGGATGAGGACGAGTTCGTACGCAGGATAACGGATCTGACCGAGAGGCATGTGATGCTCAAGCCTGTCAAGGACGAGTACATCGACGATGCTTTTCCGTTGAAGAAGTGAAGAAAGGACCTGCCCTTCCGGGCAGGTAAGTGTTTTCAGCGGCG
The nucleotide sequence above comes from Methanomassiliicoccales archaeon LGM-RCC1. Encoded proteins:
- a CDS encoding MMPL family transporter → MIFDHIANGIQRHAKAIIVIWVLILCLSGFLAINANSVMSYDMNEMAPENSESMIGLEILTDYFPTSEADENTMPILVLYFENATQLARAQTFVEDLDSYASGYEHITGAIAMDPMKDASGKGIVMAFITLEGLTLTEVAAFTPDVRDFIADVMEATGFNGAEYLTGTSAMTYDMEHNALEDISKIDPFTVLMILILVGLFFRSFVSSGIPPMTIGVAFVVAMALIFILGQYMNIFYITNMMILVSMMGAGCDYCIFIIARYREELRAGLSHDDALHQAIVWAGESITISGASVIIGFGAMSVCNYSLISTMGICLALGVLVALLAALTLIPSILHFVGDKVFWPSTMKTFKEGGKSTKGWYAWCAKIGERYFDRSAKFSLKHAKAIVLAALIATAPAAYLVMENENSYDMITSMLSGESGDGMGYIADYADQGMVMPNYSIIEYKSPIATITKTEGQQIGTLYWTDNWNDRVSSTLTSLYTDMMKDDNVAYASGPFVWEDMLEAIEAAGITETDEKVAYIKAHSSAKIDMIFNQMVEKVSEMGMSTEYLFKGPGALIDSIIESYNIDFDWDKEVAASKTAGLTDPAAIVADVESRFATEYPSMAQTLTAIITQIKQSGVTDDMLVNGVGSVVDAAFASAGITIDWDAAVATAISYGLTDPDEIVAAIIHFMPEAARTGATQIISGLNSNGLTNDILVYGFGPVIDSAFDSMRIEFDWDAAVAAARAAGVTDPDAIVAAIKDQVTAENPTVGQILAAAVTFLNGSGISNEILVSGTFAPIVDYIMNVSASILGGPYAKTGSGDVTYISIITATNAPGMSTRSMESISVIAAAVSDYATKNSAIVKAQWNTGSAVIMYEVSEEVKKEFAYIELLVIVLILILLFVVMRSYLIPFRSVLTILMSIVWTLAVTRLVFVDLLGGDTLWMIPIILLVICLGLGMDYDILLTTRIKENVMALGMSNDDAIYHAVTHTGSVITICGLIMGGAFGTLMISGMNMMQEFGFALCFAILVDALIVRTYIVPAVMHLLGDWNWKGPGVKYKSKSDKDAPSQEDLDEYF
- the putP gene encoding sodium/proline symporter PutP; protein product: MVLIAFIAYFALVIGIGYYFYNKSHNMEQYFLGGRSMNPYVAAMSAQASDMSGWLLMGLPGAVLMLGLGEAWIGIGLAIGSYLSWLLVAKRLRVHSEVSGNAITMPEFFSNRFGDKKGYLRIIASVIILFFFVIYVGSGFKASGGVLQTIFPEISVMVAMIIGGVIIVAYTFMGGFKAVAWTDFFQAILMVIAVVVVPLATIGNTTGGWEAIEAGLDGLGTEFLNIFYDGGSPLGIITIISLMAWAFGYFGMPHIAVRYMSVRDPKEIKVARRVSLIWIVIALTFAILVGVVGRGYLIVNGYDVGTVLDDPEHIFIFLSGSLFPPLLAGIIYAALMAAIMSTADSQLLVSASSITNDIISKTKWASQQENLDRKLMWISRSIVIAIAILGLILAMFGGDSIMGLVSYAWAGFGAAFGPLMILSLYWKRMNMYGGIAAMLVGFATIILWNTFLSGTGIYELLPGFILSLIAGVIVSLVTKAPEQEILEDFDRAQVIERESR
- a CDS encoding YigZ family protein: MNRITDYDTITDSYEDEITLKGSRFIGILMPCATEEDISVCLETVSKRYANATHYCYAAIFNGSERKEKSSDNGEPSGTAGKPILFMLKGSGLSDVICIVVRYFGGTLLGTGGLVHAYTEGSRIALEKAEKHTRTACAVYRFTLDYGYYSVFESKCRDLMARNPQCDYSDKVDVKAWIRIADEDEFVRRITDLTERHVMLKPVKDEYIDDAFPLKK